From the genome of Vicia villosa cultivar HV-30 ecotype Madison, WI linkage group LG2, Vvil1.0, whole genome shotgun sequence, one region includes:
- the LOC131649315 gene encoding uncharacterized protein LOC131649315 yields MLEREMMDLFTNTLEGQYYSACSASSSFAELVMIGERIESGIKAGRIQNPSDASSSSGAGGKKPYNGFAKKREGETSAAYYGGGRNQAHQQVAVVTIPNAPFQHQQQGYQPRQYQQRPKMPERVFDPIPMTYAQVLSYLLDLKLVQLRTLATPAKLPANWDANARCEFHSGAPGHNIENCKALKNLVQNLLDSKAIEFTPTQGPNVVQNPMPPHGTHAANAIEVVEDAHLVKDVTELGSLLPLLKIELLRMGLYSDCGEFCTDCTTISSVCDKVKNGVQHLMYSGYLQFERVQRPEMVENAVNVASIPYTPAKIPIPARAPPLVITLPGPVPYTSERAIPWIYGGEVFYQGAKYEVKAPVEKEDVDNVVGIGRMTRSGRIFNPPQNTRDDNAEALAQAKGKKVVEDTVDQGQNSNSEDTVAKEMEEFLKIIKKSEYKVVDQLSQTQSKISILQLLLYSETHRNALLRLLSTAFVPPEISVNQLEGVVSNINAGNGLGFTDADLPSEGRNHNRALHISVECKGTMLSRVLVDNGSSLNVLPKSSLMRLDYSGVEIRPSELTVRAFDGSKRSVFGEVDLPIMIGPQLFTITFFVMDIHPSYSCLLGRPWIHAAGAVTST; encoded by the coding sequence ATGTTGGAAAGAGAGATGATGGACCTGTTCACCAACACTCTGGAGGGCCAATACTACTCCGCCTGCTCTGCATCCTCGAGTTTCGCCGAGTTGGTTATGATCGGTGAACGAATTGAAAGTGGGATTAAGGCTGGCAGAATACAGAATCCCAGTGATGCTAGTTCCTCCTCTGGGGCTGGTGGAAAGAAGCCATACAATGGGTTTGCCAAGAAAAGGGAAGGAGAGACTAGTGCTGCTTACTATGGTGGAGGCAGAAATCAGGCTCATCAACAAGTAGCCGTTGTGACTATACCAAATGCTCCCTTCCAACATCAACAACAAGGGTATCAGCCACGTCAGTATCAACAACGGCCGAAAATGCCAGAAAGGGTTTTCGATCCGATCCCGATGACATATGCTCAAGTATTGTCATATCTCCTCGATTTGAAGTTAGTACAATTGAGAACTCTAGCCACTCCTGCTAAGTTGCCCGCTAATTGGGATGCCAACGCAAGATGCGAGTTCCACTCTGGGGCACCTGGGCACAATATTGAAAATTGTAAGGCATTGAAAAATCTGGTTCAAAATCTTCTCGACTCTAAGGCCATTGAGTTTACTCCTACTCAAGGACCTAATGTTGTTCAAAATCCCATGCCTCCCCATGGAACTCATGCTGCAAATGCCATCGAGGTTGTTGAAGACGCTCACCTGGTCAAAGATGTGACCGAATTGGGCTCTCTGTTGCCATTATTGAAGATAGAACTATTAAGGATGGGTCTATACTCTGATTGTGGAGAGTTCTGTACCGATTGCACGACCATTTCTTCAGTTTGTGACAAGGTAAAAAATGGTGTTCAACATTTGATGTATAGTGGGTATCTACAGTTTGAGCGTGTGCAACGTCCCGAAATGGTTGAAAACGCAGTTAATGTGGCATCCATCCCGTATACTCCTGCCAAGATTCCAATTCCTGCCAGGGCACCTCCTTTGGTTATTACACTTCCTGGCCCCGTCCCGTATACTAGTGAAAGAGCAATCCCATGGATTTATGGGGGAGAAGTTTTCTACCAAGGGGCCAAGTATGAGGTCAAAGCGCCGGTGGAGAAAGAGGATGTTGATAATGTTGTGGGCATTGGAAGAATGACGAGAAGTGGTCGTATTTTCAATCCTCCCCAGAATACTCGCGATGACAACGCAGAAGCTCTAGCTCAAGCAAAAGGGAAAAAAGTGGTAGAAGATACAGTGGATCAGGGGCAAAACTCTAATTCTGAAGATACTGTGGccaaagagatggaagagttcctaaAGATCATCAAGAAAAGTGAGTATAAAGTTGTTGACCAGTTGAGTCAAACTCAATCAAAGATTTCGATCTTGCAGTTGCTCTTGTATTCAGAAACACATCGAAATGCTTTGCTAAGACTTTTAAGTACTGCTTTCGTCCCTCCAGAGATCTCAGTGAATCAACTTGAAGGGGTGGTGTCAAACATCAATGCTGGTAATGGATTGGGATTCACCGATGCAGATTTGCCTTCCGAAGGTAGAAACCACAATAGAGCCTTGCATATATCAGTGGAGTGTAAAGGGACTATGTTATCACGTGTTCTCGTGGATAATGGATCTTCTTTGAATGTGTTGCCGAAGTCGTCCTTGATGAGGCTAGATTATTCTGGTGTTGAGATAAGGCCGAGTGAATTGACGGTGAGGGCCTTTGATGGGTCAAAGAGATCAGTATTTGGGGAGGTTGACTTGCCGATAATGATAGGCCCTCAACTCTTCACTATTACTTTCTTTGTGATGGATATCCACCCGTCTTACAGTTGTCTCCTGGGACGtccatggatccatgctgctggggccgtgACTTCCACATAG